The genomic window CCGGGACGCCATGTCCGGCGCCGACCGGCTGGCGGCCACCATCGACGACGTGCTCACGCTGGCTCGCGGTACGACCACCGTGGCGCCGCTGCCGGTCGGGCCGCTGCTGTCGGACCTGCGCCTGCGGTGGGCCTCGCAGCTGGAGGCCGACGGGCGCAGCCTGGTCATCGTGGAGCGCGACCACTCGGTGGCGCTGGCCTCCGCGGCCGCCGTTCGGCAGATTCTCGACGTACTGCTGGACAACGCTCGGCTGCACGGGCAGGGCACGGTCACGGTGACGGCTCGCTCGGCCGCAAGCGCCGTCGCGATCGACGTCGCCGACGAGGGGCACGCCGGCGGCCCGCTGGTGCCGGAGAACGCCCCGCCGCTGGATGGCCCGCGCCGGTTGGGGCTCTCGATCGCCGCGTCGTTGGCGGCCGCGCAGAACGGTCGCCTGGTGCACGCCCGCACCGACCCGACGACCCGACTGACCGTGCTGCTCCCGGCCGCGGAGCAGGCGACCGATCCGGGCTGACGGCCCGTCAGGACCGGGCGCCGCGGCGCGCGCGCAGGATCTCGAGCAGGACCGGGATCAGCGACAGCGCCACCACGACGCCGACCAACGGCAGCAGGTACTTGTCGATGCTCGGGACCCGGTCGCCGACCGCGCGGCCGGCCACTGTGATCCCCACACTCCAGATCAGCCCACCGACGACCTGCCACAGCGTGAACACCCGGGCGGGCACGCCCAACGCGCCGGCCAACGGGTTGATCACGGTGCGCACGAAGGGGATGAACCGGCCCAGCACCAGCGCCTTCGGGGTGCCGTAACGCTCCAGGTGCACCGTGGCGCGTTCGGCGGCCTCGTGCAGTTTGGGGTTCTTCCGCTGGTTCAGCAGCACCGGCCCCGCCCGGCGGCCGATCAGGTAGCCGCACTGCGCACCGAGCAGAGCCCCGGCGGCCGCGCAGAGCACCGCGGGCACCAACGGGACGTGGATGCCTTGGGAATTGGTCGCCGACAGCAGGCCGGCGGTGAACAGCAACGAGTCGCCCGGCAGGAAGAAGCCGACCAGCAGCCCGGTCTCGGCGAACATCACCACGAGCAGTGCTGCCGGGCCCATGTCGGCGAGCCAGTCGTGGGCGCTGACGGGGTTGAATCCGGACGCGACGATCAGGTTCACGGCACCGAACTCTAGACGTGGCCCTTGCGATCACCTGTGGTTCGACGCAACGCTCCGGTGTCGGTGGCCTGCCGCCGCTAGGGTCGGAAGCCGACGTCAGGGGGTGCGGAGCCGGCGATGGTCGAAGTGATCGAGCAGCCTGCCGTACGGGATACCCGCGTGCTCGTCGTCGAGGACGACGAGACGATCGGTGCCGACCTGGTCACCGCGTTGGCCGGGGCCGGGTACGACGTCGCCTGGGCGCGCGACGCGTCGTCGGCCCGCGAGCTCTCCCAGGGTGCCGAACTGGTCCTGCTCGACCTCGGCCTGCCCGACGGCGACGGCGTGACGGTATGTCAGGAACTGCGCGAGTCCGACTCGGGCGTGGTGATCGTGGTGGTCACCGCGCGCAACGAGGAGGCCGACGCCGTACGCGCGTTGGACGCGGGCGCGGACGACTTCGTCGCCAAGCCGTTCCGCCTCGGTGAGTTGCTGGCCCGACTGCGGGCGCACCTACGCCGGGGCTCGGACACCGGTGCGGACGAGGTGCACCTCGGCGGCCTGGTGCTCGACCACCGATCTCGGCGGGCCCTGTTCGACGGCGCCGAGGTCCCGTTGCGGCCGAAGGAGTTCGAGCTGCTGGGGGCGCTGGTCGCCGAAGCCGGCGGCGCGGTCCGCCGGGAAACGCTGATGGACCTGGTCTGGGACGAGAACTGGGAGGGGTCGACCAAGACCCTGGACGTCCACGTGGCCAACCTCCGGCGGAAATTGGCCGACGCCGGCGATCGGTGGGACCGGATCACCACGCTGCGCGGATTCGGCTACCGCTTCGAGGTCGACTGAAACCCACCCCCTTGATCGCACTTCTGCTGCCTGTCGCACCTATCGGAGGCCCCGGATAGGTGCGACAGGCAGCAGAAGTCGCAGAGCGGTGGTGGGACCCGTCAGCGGGGCTGGATCTCACCCATCGGGCCCCAGCCGGTGATGTCGGGGGAATCCGCGTAGACGATGTGCGGCTGCTCGGCAACCAGGTCGGGCGCGCGGTCCATGAACGCCTTCACGTGGGGCGTCGCCATGTGCGCGGACCCGGCATCGGCGTCGGTGAAGCACTCGACCGCGGCGAACACGTGCGGGTCGTCGATGTCGCGATACCACTCGAAGTATCGGTTGCCGGCTTCGGCGCTGACGTCGGCCCGGTACTGCCGGGCGACCTCGAGCCACTCGTCGAGCTTGTCCGGCCGGACCCGGAGCTTCAGGTTGATGAGGATCATGCGGCCGAGACTACGTGGCCTGGGCGCCGTACCGAACGGCTGCTCGTGCCCGGGCTTTGGTCGCCTCAACCTCGCGGTTGCGGGGCGGCGCCGGGGTCGTCAGCGCGTCCAGCAGCTCGCTGGAGGCCGCCGTGACCGCGGCGACGGCCCGGTCGAACGCGGCGGCGTTGACTGCCGATGGGCGGGTCGCGCCGCTGATCTTGCGGACGTACTGCAGCGCGGCCGCTGCGATCTCGTCCGCGGTCGCGGGCGGCTCGAAATTGTGCAGCGTCTGAATGTTCCGGCACATGCCGTCCACGCTAACCCGGTCGGTCAGCGACCGCGCGGGATCGTGATCGGCAGGCCGAGGCGGGTGAGAATGCCGGGCGGCGTCGCCGGCGCCGGGACGGGGGCCACCGTCGGTGGCAGGACGCCCTGGTCGACGACGATGTTGATCAGCAGCGGCGCGGGCATCATCATGCATCCCGCGTGTCCAGGCTGCGGGTGCATGCAGTCGGAGTCGAGCCGGCTGGAGATCGTCGCGTTGCCGAGCGAGATTGCCTTGAACGTGGCCGTGGCGTCGGACTGGGTCGGGTAGCCACCGCTGTGGACGCCCTCCCGCAGGACCTCCGGGTGGTCGACCGCGGGTGGGTCGTAGGAGCCGTGCAGGTCGACCACGATGCGGGTGCGCAGGGTGACGTTGAAGGTCTTGTTCGCGTCCTTCTCGCTGAGGTGAAGCACTGTCGACTTGTCGTTCGGCAGCGCCGCGGAACTGATCGCGGCCGACGCGGCGACCGGGGTGCACAACCCGGCGACCAACGCCCCGATCGTGGCCCGTCGCACCAGCTTTCCGTGCCCGCCCATGGGTCCTGTCCTCTCGTCGTCCTCGTACCCTGCACCGTCGGACGTTGCTGGGGCGCATTCGGTTCGGAACAAATGGTGCATTCCGGGCATCGTCGGCGAAGCTTTTCCGGGTTCTGACCCGCCGGGGGGACGCCCGCAGCCGACCGTTGCCCGGCCTTGCCACGGAGCCGACGCGAGTTACGTGGCCGTCCGCTCGGCCGCCGGGGTACGGCTTGCTGTCCCGCCGCGGCGGCGCCGGTCGGCCACGATCGTGCCCTTGTCGATGACCAGGATCCGGTCGCTGGCCTCCTCGTGGACCTGCTGGAACTGTTCGGCCACCAGCACCGCGACCCCGGTGTTCGCGATGTCGCGCAGCGCGGCGTAGACCACGTCGACGACGACCGGTGCCAAGCCTTGCGACGGTTCCTCGACCAGCAGCAGTCGAGGGCTCGGCATCATCGCCCGGGCGATCGCGACCATCTGCTGCTCGCCACCGGACAGCGTGCCCGCCTTCTGGCCGCGTCGGTCGGCCAGCACCGGGAACAGCGTGAAGACGTGATCGAGCCCGTCCCGCTTGCGGGAGCGGGGCAGCGCCGCGGAGCCCATGAGGAGGTTCTCCTCGGTGGACAGGTTCGCGAAGATCCGCCGGCCCTCGGGGGAGAACCCGATCCCGGCCGCGACCCGCTTGTGCGGCGCCCAACCGGCGATCCCGACGCCCTCCAGTCGGATGTAGCCCTGGATGACCGGGACCGTGCCCATGATCGTCTTGAGCAGGGTCGATTTGCCGGCGCCGTTGGCCCCGAGCAGCGAGACCACCTCGCCGGAGTTCACATGCAGGTTAACCTTGTGCAGCACGGCGAGGCCCGAGTACCCGGCGACCAGGGACTCGACCTGCAGGATCGGCAGGAGCTCGCTCACGGGGCCGGCCGCGCAGGGGCTCCGGCGCCCGCCTCGGCGTCGGCCTCGAGCAGTTGGGCGTCCGCGGCCTCGACCGCCTCGTCGAACCAGGTGAGCCGGGTGCCCAGGTAGTTCTCCTGAACGGCGACGTTGGCCGCGATCTCCTCCGGCGTGCCGGCCGCCATCACCGCGCCCTCGGCCAATACGTAGACGAGGTCGCAGGTGTCCAGCACGGCCTTGACGTAGTGCTCGACGATCAGGACGGACAGTCCGAGGTCGCGGTGGAGCCGGCGGACCAGGTCGAACAGTGCCGAGCTCGAGGCCGGGTCCAGACCGGCGGCCGGCTCGTCGAGCAGCAGCACCCGGGGGCCGGCGACGAGCGCCCGGGCGATCTCGATCCGCCGGCGGGCGGAGAACTCGAGCGTCCCGACCCGCTCGTCCCAGTACTTGTGGACGTCCAGCAGGCGGGCCGCGGCGTAGCCGACCTCTTCGGCCTGGCGCATCTTGTCCCAGGCGCTGCGCCGCCCGAGCAGGAACCAGGCCGGGTTGACGTGAATGGCCTGGTAGGCCCCGGCGCAGATGTTGTCGCCGGCGGTCAGTTCGGTGACGACCCGGGTGTTCTGGAACGTGCGTGCCATGCCGAGCTTGGACCGGTCCCAGGCCTTCATCCGGGTCACGTCGCGGCCGAACATCGCGATCCGGCCGGAGTCCGGCGGGGTGAAGCCGGAGATGACGTCGAACAGCGTGGTCTTGCCCGCACCGTTCGGGCCGATCAGGCCGACCATCTGGCCGGTCGGGACAGTGATGTCGGCGCCCCGCAGCGCCTGGATCGCACCGAAGGACAGGCGGACGTCCTCAGCGCGGATGGCCACGTCGTGATCGGGCCGCGGCGGCAGCCACTGCTCGATCAGCGACAGGCACTCCGCGCGCTCCTGCGGCGAGAGCACGTAGTTCGCCTCGTCGGCCAGGCCGTAGGCCTCCCGCAGCACGACGGTGGCCATCCGCTTGCCTTTGGTACGCATCCGCCGTGCGCCGTGCCGTAGTCGACGTTCCAGGTCCTGCATCCGGCCGCCGATGCCGCGGGCGCCGAACAGTGCCCCGATCGCCAGCGTCACCGAATACACGAAGTTCTGGTCGATGTGCCAGCGCTCCAGCGCGACCGGCATCACGATCAGCAGCGCCGCTACCAGGACCACCGAGGCCATCGAGTCGATGCCCGCGACCACCGGGATCGCCAGCAGCAGCAGAGAGTTCTGCACCCGGTAGGACAGGTACAGCGGCGGGCTGATGTAGAGCATCGCGCCCAGGACGCCGGCGATGCCGGCCAGGAAGCCGGCCGTGGTGAACGCGAAGACCCGGAACCGCGCGGCCGGGATGCCGACTGCGGCGGCCGACTGCCGATTCGAACCCACCAGCAGGAACGCCAGTCCCGTCGGGCTGCGCCGCAGGCGGACCAGCGCGACCAGCACGACCGCCAGCCAGCCCAGGCAGAGGAAGTAGAACCGGGTGTCGCTGGTGATGTCGATGCCGAACGGCCTTGGCCGCGGGTCGGCCAGCGGGGCGTGGCCGTCACCGCCGGAGGTACCGCCGGACAGCCAACCGACGTCGTAGATCGTCGTCTCGATCAGGATCTGCAGGCCGATCGTCAGCACGATCATGTACATCGCCGGCAGCTTGGACGACACCATCGCCAGCAACGCCATCGAGAGCGTGACCCCGCCGACGGCCAGCACAGCCGCGACGATCCACGGCAGGCCTTTGCCCTCGATCGGCCGGTTCAGCCAGTTGAAGTAGTACGCGGTGGTCGCGAACAGGCCGGCCGA from Sporichthyaceae bacterium includes these protein-coding regions:
- a CDS encoding DedA family protein yields the protein MNLIVASGFNPVSAHDWLADMGPAALLVVMFAETGLLVGFFLPGDSLLFTAGLLSATNSQGIHVPLVPAVLCAAAGALLGAQCGYLIGRRAGPVLLNQRKNPKLHEAAERATVHLERYGTPKALVLGRFIPFVRTVINPLAGALGVPARVFTLWQVVGGLIWSVGITVAGRAVGDRVPSIDKYLLPLVGVVVALSLIPVLLEILRARRGARS
- a CDS encoding response regulator transcription factor; protein product: MVEVIEQPAVRDTRVLVVEDDETIGADLVTALAGAGYDVAWARDASSARELSQGAELVLLDLGLPDGDGVTVCQELRESDSGVVIVVVTARNEEADAVRALDAGADDFVAKPFRLGELLARLRAHLRRGSDTGADEVHLGGLVLDHRSRRALFDGAEVPLRPKEFELLGALVAEAGGAVRRETLMDLVWDENWEGSTKTLDVHVANLRRKLADAGDRWDRITTLRGFGYRFEVD
- a CDS encoding putative quinol monooxygenase yields the protein MILINLKLRVRPDKLDEWLEVARQYRADVSAEAGNRYFEWYRDIDDPHVFAAVECFTDADAGSAHMATPHVKAFMDRAPDLVAEQPHIVYADSPDITGWGPMGEIQPR
- a CDS encoding DUF2277 domain-containing protein, whose amino-acid sequence is MCRNIQTLHNFEPPATADEIAAAALQYVRKISGATRPSAVNAAAFDRAVAAVTAASSELLDALTTPAPPRNREVEATKARARAAVRYGAQAT
- a CDS encoding ABC transporter ATP-binding protein, which gives rise to MSELLPILQVESLVAGYSGLAVLHKVNLHVNSGEVVSLLGANGAGKSTLLKTIMGTVPVIQGYIRLEGVGIAGWAPHKRVAAGIGFSPEGRRIFANLSTEENLLMGSAALPRSRKRDGLDHVFTLFPVLADRRGQKAGTLSGGEQQMVAIARAMMPSPRLLLVEEPSQGLAPVVVDVVYAALRDIANTGVAVLVAEQFQQVHEEASDRILVIDKGTIVADRRRRGGTASRTPAAERTAT
- a CDS encoding branched-chain amino acid ABC transporter ATP-binding protein/permease codes for the protein MTRGRPVVRDEGVGQWTRTRPVRRAMSSPWSLLLTLGLFGWVLVTPEYLIYTLSAAVPVAILGLGLLVLQGWTREISLCSAGLFATTAYYFNWLNRPIEGKGLPWIVAAVLAVGGVTLSMALLAMVSSKLPAMYMIVLTIGLQILIETTIYDVGWLSGGTSGGDGHAPLADPRPRPFGIDITSDTRFYFLCLGWLAVVLVALVRLRRSPTGLAFLLVGSNRQSAAAVGIPAARFRVFAFTTAGFLAGIAGVLGAMLYISPPLYLSYRVQNSLLLLAIPVVAGIDSMASVVLVAALLIVMPVALERWHIDQNFVYSVTLAIGALFGARGIGGRMQDLERRLRHGARRMRTKGKRMATVVLREAYGLADEANYVLSPQERAECLSLIEQWLPPRPDHDVAIRAEDVRLSFGAIQALRGADITVPTGQMVGLIGPNGAGKTTLFDVISGFTPPDSGRIAMFGRDVTRMKAWDRSKLGMARTFQNTRVVTELTAGDNICAGAYQAIHVNPAWFLLGRRSAWDKMRQAEEVGYAAARLLDVHKYWDERVGTLEFSARRRIEIARALVAGPRVLLLDEPAAGLDPASSSALFDLVRRLHRDLGLSVLIVEHYVKAVLDTCDLVYVLAEGAVMAAGTPEEIAANVAVQENYLGTRLTWFDEAVEAADAQLLEADAEAGAGAPARPAP